In one window of Equus asinus isolate D_3611 breed Donkey chromosome 16, EquAss-T2T_v2, whole genome shotgun sequence DNA:
- the LRRC8C gene encoding volume-regulated anion channel subunit LRRC8C produces the protein MIPVTEFRQFSEQQPAFRVLKPWWDVFTDYLSVAMLMIGVFGCTLQVMQDKIICLPKRVQPSQNHSSVSNVSQAVASTTPLPPPKPSPTNPVTVEMKGLKTDLDLQQYSFINQMCYERALHWYAKYFPYLVLIHTLVFMLCSNFWFKFPGSSSKIEHFISILGKCFDSPWTTRALSEVSGEDSEDKDNRKNNMSRSNTIQSGPEGSLVNSQSLKSIPEKFVVDKSTAGALDKKEGEQAKALFEKVKKFRLHVEEGDILYAMYVRQTVLKVIKFLIIIAYNSALVSKVQFTVDCNVDIQDMTGYKNFSCNHTMAHLFSKLSFCYLCFVSIYGLTCLYTLYWLFYRSLREYSFEYVRQETGIDDIPDVKNDFAFMLHMIDQYDPLYSKRFAVFLSEVSENKLKQLNLNNEWTPDKLRQKLQTNAHNRLELPLIMLSGLPDTVFEITELQSLKLEIIKNVMIPATIAQLDNLQELSLHQCSVKIHSAALSFLKENLKVLSVKFDDMRELPPWMYGLRNLEELYLVGSLSHDIPKNVTLESLRDLKSLKILSIKSNVSKIPQAVVDVSSHLQKMCIHNDGTKLVMLNNLKKMTNLTELELVHCDLERIPHAVFSLLSLQELDLKENNLKSIEEIVSFQHLRKLTVLKLWHNSITYIPEHIKKLTSLERLSFSHNKIEVLPSHLFLCNKIRYLDLSYNDIRFIPPEVGVLQSLQYFSITCNKVESLPDELYFCKKLKTLKIGKNSLSVLSPKIGNLLFLSYLDVKGNHFEILPPELGDCRALKRAGLVVEDALFETLPSDVREQMKTE, from the coding sequence GTCATGCAAGACAAGATAATTTGCCTTCCGAAAAGAGTTCAGCCTTCTCAGAACCACTCGTCCGTCTCGAATGTCTCTCAAGCAGTTGCCAGTACcaccccactgcctcctcctAAACCATCTCCTACCAACCCCGTCACCGTGGAAATGAAAGGACTAAAGACGGATTTGGACCTTCAGCAGTACAGTTTTATAAACCAGATGTGTTACGAGCGAGCCCTCCACTGGTATGCCAAGTATTTCCCTTACCTTGTCCTCATCCATACCCTGGTCTTCATGCTCTGCAGCAACTTCTGGTTCAAATTCCCTGGCTCCAGCTCCAAAATAGAACATTTCATCTCAATCCTGGGGAAGTGTTTTGACTCTCCCTGGACCACGAGGGCTTTATCTGAAGTGTCTGGGGAGGACTCGGAAGACAAGGACAACAGGAAGAACAACATGAGCAGGTCCAACACCATCCAGTCTGGGCCAGAAGGCAGTCTGGTCAACTCTCAGTCGTTAAAGTCAATTCCTGAGAAGTTTGTGGTTGACAAATCCACTGCAGGTGCTCTGGATAAGAAGGAAGGTGAGCAAGCAAAGGCCTTATTTGAGAAGGTGAAGAAGTTCAGGCTTCATGTAGAAGAAGGTGATATACTCTATGCTATGTATGTGCGCCAGACTGTACTTAAGGTTATAAAATTCTTAATCATCATTGCATATAACAGCGCGCTGGTTTCCAAAGTCCAATTTACGGTGGACTGTAATGTTGACATTCAGGACATGACTGGATATAAAAACTTTTCTTGCAATCATACCATGGCACACTTGTTCTCAAAACTCTCTTTTTGCTACCTGTGCTTTGTAAGTATCTACGGATTGACGTGCCTTTATACCTTATACTGGCTCTTCTACCGTTCTCTAAGGGAATACTCTTTTGAGTACGTCCGCCAGGAGACTGGAATTGATGATATTCCAGATGTGAAGAATGACTTTGCTTTTATGCTTCATATGATAGATCAGTATGACCCTCTGTATTCCAAGAGATTTGCAGTGTTCCTGTCGGAAGTAAGCGAAAACAAATTAAAGCAGCTGAACTTAAACAATGAGTGGACTCCTGATAAACTGAGGCAGAAGCTACAGACAAATGCCCATAACAGGCTGGAATTGCCTCTTATCATGCTCTCTGGCCTTCCGGACACTGTTTTTGAAATCACAGAGCTGCAATCTCTGAAActtgaaatcattaaaaatgtaatgaTACCAGCCACCATTGCACAGCTAGACAACCTCCAAGAGCTCTCCCTGCACCAGTGCTCAGTCAAAATCCACAGCGCGGCACTGTCTTTCCTGAAGGAAAACCTCAAGGTCTTGAGCGTCAAGTTTGATGATATGAGGGAGCTGCCCCCCTGGATGTATGGACTCCGGAATCTGGAAGAGCTGTACCTGGTTGGCTCTTTAAGTCACGATATTCCCAAAAATGTCACCCTTGAGTCTCTGCGGGATCTTAAAAGCCTTAAAATCCTCTCTATCAAAAGCAATGTTTCTAAAATCCCTCAGGCAGTGGTTGATGTTTCCAGCCATCTCCAGAAGATGTGCATACATAATGATGGCACCAAGCTGGTGATGCTCAACAATTTAAAGAAGATGACCAACCTGACAGAGCTGGAGCTGGTCCACTGTGACCTGGAGCGCATTCCTCACGCTGTGTTTAGCCTGCTCAGCCTCCAGGAATTGGACCTcaaagaaaataatctgaaatcCATAGAAGAAATTGTTAGCTTTCAGCACTTGCGAAAGTTGACAGTGCTAAAACTGTGGCATAATAGCATCACTTATATCCCAGAGCATATAAAGAAACTCACCAGCCTGGAGCGTCTGTCCTTTAGTCACAATAAAATAGAGGTGCTGCCTTCCCACCTCTTCCTATGCAACAAAATCCGATACTTGGACTTATCTTACAATGACATTCGCTTTATCCCACCGGAAGTGGGAGTTCTACAAAGTTTACAGTATTTTTCCATCACTTGTAACAAAGTGGAGAGCCTTCCAGATGAACTTTACTTCTGCAAGAAACTTAAAACTCTGAAGATTGGGAAAAACAGCCTATCAGTACTTTCACCGAAAATTGGaaatttactgtttctttccTACTTAGATGTTAAAGGCAATCACTTTGAAATCCTCCCTCCCGAACTGGGTGACTG